The DNA window TCCTGGAGTATTTATAATAGCACACGGATGACACAGATTTAAACCGATTCTCGCTGATTTCTTTCTCTTTATTCTCTCTTCTGTTTTGTATCCGCAAATATCTGCATCATCTGCGTTATCAGCGTGTTATTATTTTCTTGATTTTAAAGGAGAGTAAATTGAAGGTTGCAAAGGCATTAAAGGTAGGTATATCACTGATAGTTTTAATAATTACAGCGGTAACCGTATGGGCATCAACAGGAGTGGAAGTAGCAAATGCTAATGTGGTCTGGTGGATATGGCCATTGTCGTTATTCATTTTTACCTTTCTCCTTGGTATTGTAGCAGTTCTTGGGGGTGTAGGTGGTGGAGTATTATATGTGCCGATTGTCAGCGGTTTTTTCCCTTTTCATCTTGATTTTGTCAGAGCTGCTGGCCTTTTTGTAGCACTGGCTAGTTCGCTTGCCGCAGGACCTGGTCTGCTTAAAAGAAATCTGGCTAATCTTCGTTTAGCATTACCAGTGGCGTTAATTGCTTCATCTGCCGCTATTGTCGGGGCTATGCTTGGACTTGCACTACCAACAAATATTGTCCAACTCTTACTGGGTATTACCATTATCTCCATTGTTATCATTATGGTTTTGGCTAAGAAATCAGACTTTCCAGATGTGCCAAAACCCGATGCCTTATCGCAAAGCCTGAAAATTATGGGCATCTACCGGGAAGAATCACTTGGAAAAAATGTTGAATGGTGCATCCACCGCACAATGAAAGGATTATCTATGTTTATCATTATTGGCATAATGGCAGGTATGTTTGGACTGGGTGCTGGCTGGGCAAATGTGCCAGTTTTAAACCTGATGATGGGCGTTCCGCTTAAAATATCCGTGGCTACAAGCTCATTCCTTCTTTCTATCACTGATACATCAGC is part of the bacterium genome and encodes:
- a CDS encoding sulfite exporter TauE/SafE family protein, translating into MTAVTVWASTGVEVANANVVWWIWPLSLFIFTFLLGIVAVLGGVGGGVLYVPIVSGFFPFHLDFVRAAGLFVALASSLAAGPGLLKRNLANLRLALPVALIASSAAIVGAMLGLALPTNIVQLLLGITIISIVIIMVLAKKSDFPDVPKPDALSQSLKIMGIYREESLGKNVEWCIHRTMKGLSMFIIIGIMAGMFGLGAGWANVPVLNLMMGVPLKISVATSSFLLSITDTSAAWIYLNEGAVLPIIVVPSIAGIMCGAMIGAQLLAKTRPRVIRWIVIALLLFAGMKAVLKGLGIG